Genomic window (Oryza sativa Japonica Group chromosome 3, ASM3414082v1):
TGAAGCAAGCTCCAAACATAGTGTTAGTTGAACAATTGTAATTAGAAAGCAAGTTGCATGCTTGGACACTGACTTCACACCAGATGTTCAATGATATATCCCTTAAGCCGTGTTTCTTCATCGGCCGTACAGTACCTGGAGCCGGAAAATGATTGGAAATTGCTTGAGAATTTCAATGTTTATCGTCTAGCTATGGACCAATATATGCCTGATTTGATGATCAATAAACTCGAATACACGTTTGCTTGCTTCTTTTCTCCTCAAGAGAATGTTCGATTATCCAATGGCTTGTTGTAGGATGTAGCAATACTCTCTGATCCTTACTGATCAACGACTCTTGGGACCCCTTGTATGTGTTTTCATTCGCCAATTATCCATCGGATTTTCTTTGAATTAGGAAATCAACAATTATCTTTGATATTATATCTGATCTCAAAGAGAGTTGACGGGTCATCTGTCCCTTGATGCGCTGAACAAAATCCATTTGCGTACCGTCATTGTCATCATCATTATACCATATACCAGTCTAGAATTTTTTAACCATGCATTATATATATCATACAGTTTCATATTTTTGACAAGATATTGCACATTTCAAGGCTGAAAACCAAACTCAAGTTTTCGTTGTTACCACAAACAACAAGTGAAAGGAAATTGATGGTCTCACATAGACATGAGGTGACGTCCATTCGTAATCTCGAGGTACCATCGGCACAGCTGCATCATTCACATAAGCTGAAACATCAGAAGACAATACTTCTGTACATGTTTACAGAATTATCAGTGAGCATTATTCATCAACATATGGCATTAAACGTATTTACAGAATCGATTGGTAAAATAAGGCACTCATAAATATTAGTTACTTCTTAATATCCAATCATGAATTTCAGTTGAATCATCATTACTTCAATTCCCTTGCATTTCtttaatctttgaaaagcaATTCCCTTGCATTTTCAACATTTTAGTCTCAACAATGTGTCAATGTCGGTCGTCGGGCATAGACGGGCTGCACAACCTTGTACAAACATGTGTAGCAGTACTTACAGTTACATGAGAATAGTGCTTACAACGGCAAAACTGGGACTCATGCTCTACGCATAAAGAATTCACAATAAACCTCAGATATTGAAATCTCTCTCGCCCTTCCCTTTCATTTCATCTGGTTTAAGCACGTGCATTAGAATAGTCAGAACAACCTTCatgatttcttcttcatcatatGATGTCGTAAACGTAACTGCCAAGTGCAGATATTGAACAAGTTAGAAACAAATAACGCTCTTTGCTCAACTAGAGAAGGAAATAACCTAACTAAGCAACGTGCATCTTCTGGACCATACAGGCATACATACATAGATAGAGTAAAATATGCGGCCAAAGCTTACCCCAAGGAAGGATTGGGAACTCCCATCTCTGCTTAGGAACTGATATGGCATATGCAGTAACCTGAAAAGAAATGAGACATCATATAAATCATAATTCAGCAGTCTATACAAAATCTCAGTAACAAAATGCTGCATTAAATAACATACAAGAGCTGAAGCAGCAAGTTGACAGGGAGAGTTAAAAAGCCATGAACTATCTTCAGTCTCATAAAGAATATCCAAAATTTCCATGCAAACATCCATATTTAAAAGATCACCTATTTTGGATATTTCCCTGGCAATAGACAAGAAATTAAGTGATATATCAGTAGAAACTATATGGTTAAGCTTCTCATAGATCAGGAagtcaagaaaaaaaagcaaaaactgGTAGTTTAATAATGCTGTCCGGCGATGGTAATACTAATACAGGTAAACAGGATTGCTAAAACAAATGATACCCTGGCAGGACAGTCTTTCAAGGGAAAGGAAGACCAATGGGAAGAGTGGATGAAGAAGCAAaagattctttttcttttgttttattattCGCTTCCTCAGAACACAAGTGAATCACAAAACTAGTTTTAAATATGATCTGAGATCATCTATACTAACATGACACATTTAAACATTTCTAGTGCAAAATTTTGGCACTAAAAAGTAAGAACTGCTATAAGGAACTAGGCATACACTGATTGTGCTTGGTGAGTAAAATAAATGCAACAGATTATAGTGACCAATCAGTACAGCTGTCTGTTGtgatatacatataatataattcaCAAATACATAGATGTGGACAGTGGAAGCCATAAATGTAGACTTAGAAGAGAAGATATGTTCGTCAAGTATTTATTAGTTCCAAATATTCACCCTCAAGTTTTATAACTTGGCCCTGAGGCCTAAAAACGTGGTGCTACTGCTAACTGTCCATtacaaacaataaaaaaaatattaaacaatCCAAAGAACCTGAATTGCACGAGAAGCTCCTCTAGGTATGTAAAAGCAATGTTCAAGGACCCAATGTTGTATTCCACTACCTACAGAACCCACAACACGAACAAGAAGGAGATAATCTTTTTAGACAATGGAAGTACAAGAAAATAATAGAAGGGGGAAAAGGAATATAACAATGAAATGGAGCACGCCATGTAGTTGTATATATTTCGCATTACCTCCATGAACACCAGTTCCTGTGGCATTACAGCAAACACCTTTTAGCCACTACAAGAAAACTTTCAAACAAGGAACAACAATGCGTCGATAACTCACAGCATTGGCGAAATCGCGGCAAGTGAAATGCTGGTCGGCGATGATGCGATCACCAAGCGCCTTGAGGCTCTTCACCGACAGCGGCTTCAGCTCGTGAATCTAAACAGGtaaccaaatgaaaaataaaaaggaatgtAATTCCACCTCTCATGGCAATAAATCCACACGACGTTTGCTCAACAAATGCTCACAGAATCACCTTGCTGGCGATCCACACGGCAACGAGGGCGAAGAGCTCCAGGTTGCTGTCCCTCAGAGGCTCGAGCAGCCAGGAGGTCACAGCTCGGCCACCCCGTGCGCCACAGAACCCCATCTTCCTGCAGCGACAGCGAGCAAGTTAGTAAAACAATAAGAAACCAATTTAACCCCCACAAAAACCAAGGTCTCAACTTCGCGGGGTCACCTCCGGAGGGAGGGCAGTAGGCGGTCGGCGAAGAAGGAGAGCGCGGTGTACTTGACGACGGGACGGAGGTCGAGCCGCTAGAAAGGAATCGCAGCAGAAGGCGGCATGCGAGGTGAGGTAGCTGTCGAGGGGACCATGCCGGAAGCTGAGGGGGTGGAGGGGAGCCCGTACCGTGGAGGCGTGGAGGAGGAACtcgatgaggcggcggcggcgggaggggccaGGCCAcgcgcttgccgccgcctccaccgcgcgGTCCTCGTCCATGGTGGTGCGCGCCGCGGTGCGGCAGCGAGGAGTTGGGACGCCGGCTAGATTGCCGAAGAGGTGGGGAGAATGGAGGAGCGGCTGCTCAACCAGGCCTCCAGAATTCTTCAACGGCCCACTAACCTCATGCTTTCGGCCTGTTCGGCTCTTGGTGTTGGACCCTGTGAATAGTGTGCTGTTCTATATGAGGAAAACGGAAGGGGATCCTCTCACGTGAAGTCAGATGCCTACATGTCAGTGACATATCACGAAGAAGTTCAAGTCATGTATCCCTTTCCAAGGAAAACGGGTTTGGCTATATGTTTCTTTCGAAGTTGCATTTTCCCGATTTTGCATTTCAATTAGAAACATATGACCTATTTGAGAATTTTTTGGTGACTGCAGTTTTTTCCAAAATCTCAGCTCCCAAAACAATTCATATTACCACTCGGATTCTGAattgaaaaacaaattagaagCCGGAAATTAAGAAATCAGTTTATTTCATATTTTCACCGGCTGGCTATTAATAATCTCTCTAAACAGAATTACCTACATTCAAGCACAAGAATTATGCGTTGTAAATTTATAtactttttaaaaagaaaaaacaatgtaCATTTAATTGTTACACAAAAACCAACATGACAACTCTAGGGATGATAGGATTTGCTTAGTTGATCAATTGTCAAATTCTGAAGAGAAAGACCGCTCAAACTCTGCATCCATGAGGACGCCGGCCATGACATGGACAATGATATCCCGCTCCTTGACGATATCCACGCACTCTGACGGCACGCCGTTGACGACCAGTGCACCGTCCACGTCCCTCCTCCAGGCGGAGATCCTCAGCCCAGACACGGACTCCAGGAcaggcgccaccgccaccatctgctgccggtggcgcggcggtgccACGTCCGCGGCGCGCAGGCGGCGAGGGACGGCGGAGAAGCCGAGCACACGGGAGACGACGGCGTAGGTGGCGTCATCATCGGCGCCATTCCCGTTGGTAGCGCTGTCGTTGGGGCGTTGCAGCTTGAGGACGCGGCGAAACGACTCCGGCGAGGGCACGAAGACGGTGAAGGCGAGGTTCTTGGGGAGCATGGACACCATCATGTCGCCGAACTCCCCCAGGCTCGCCGTCATGTCGTCGCAGTTGACAGATGGTGGTGGCGAGGAAGACGAGGATCTTCGTCCTGATGACACGACGCTGCTGTCCCGcaacgacggtggcgacgaggagggAGCTGAGGTGGAGAGGAGAACGAGGACGAGGAAGAGGAGCGTCGCTGCGAAGGCGCCACCGGCGACGCCGGCATGGAGGTGTCGTTGCCATAGCAGCCGTGGCCTGACCAAGAAAAGTCTCTTCCTTCTCTTCGGCAGCATATTCATCAGTGTGTGTCCTCGCTACCTGTTGATTTGCTGGTCAGGTTATTGGCACGAGGAGATCACGGGAGGGGTCGAGGCAGCCGCCCGGCGATGTGGGCGCAGGAGCACAGCCGCACATGACGGATCCGGCTACCTTGCCTCCAGGGGCGGCCCAGGTTTTTCAACTTGGCTATTCGAAATTGTAAAAGATAGAAAAATTTTTCCAACCCAAGATCTAATAGTTGTATAATATGTAACGGTATAAACATGATTTCATAAAGTCATAAATGGATAGAATTGACCATAAATTGAATGCGTTAAGCATATTAGAGTACAGTACTAAactattaattgacaaaacatatcaaatttatagaGCATACAAAACTCTTTAAATTAACCATGGgacctttttttctcttcatgttTCAAACCTACAAACAACAATATCAAAGAGCAATTGAGCAAAGCAGCACTGGTTCCTAAATCCTAATCTAGATAGTCATTCACATTTCACAAGCTATGAAGCTAAAATAACCAATACACTTCACACAATCACACAATCAGTCAATCACACTCATCAAGCATTCAAGCAATATCCTCATTAGTCAGTTTCAGTTCGACAACTCCTATTTCCTCACCGCTGCTGCGCTGCAGGCCGGAGGACGGGAGGTCGGGAGGAGGGCAGGAGGCgccgaggcggcgtcggcgggcggcggcacgtGCGCACGGCGCGACGCGGGagtgcgcgcggcggccggcgggccgcgccgccgcgggcgacggGGCGGGGGTGACCGGGACGGCgggaccggcgacggcgagccggcgaggcGCGCAGGCAGCTCAACAGctgggcgacggcgaggcgcgaGGAGCGCGGGCGGCTGGGctggcgcggcgacggcgacggcgacggcgacggcgcgtgcGCGTCGGCCTGGGCGGGGCGCCTGGCGACTGGCGGCTGGGGTGGGGAGGGTTGACCGGTtgggatgggaaggggaggtgAGGAGAAGAGACAGGGTTAAAAATGTGGGCTTTTATTTGCTATTGGGCTAATAGGCCTGAAATGTTGGGTGGTGGGAGGGTTCAGTTTAGTTTTCTTTTAAGTTTTGAATGGgtataggttttttttttcctgtatatacatatacagaAAACCTAGACAACGATATCCCGATAGTACCTTTTATGAGATACCTTTTATGAGATAGTACATTATACCTGTTGTGGTACCAGCTGTATGATACCTGATACCTATGATACCTATTACCCGGTACCTGTGATACCTAGGACCTAATATATATGATACTCATGTAAGAGAATAATTAATATGCCTTATTCCGTTGTAACGGGATCCCGTTTTATAGCAGCTCTCGTTACAATGGGCCCGCCCCTTATGCCTCCGTTTCCCGATCGAGGGCGCACGCATTGATTTGACAAGGAGGAGACTTACGAGCTAATCAAGCCGGGACAACCACAATCGGCTTGGCACGCCCCGCGCACGGCCCGGTCCAGCCTTATGAACTATTGGGCCTAGAGACAGGCTTACAAGAGGAGATCTCGATCGGGATCGTGCATTCGTTCCGTCCTGCACGATCCGATGGGGGTGGTTTTGCCGTCTTGCCTCCGAGCCGACGCCGTGCGGTGCCAGTAGCTGTCGCCCCTGGTGATCTGCCCGCGACGGACTGGCGGTGGGCCGGTGGCTACGCGCGATGGGAAGGTCCGCAAACTGGCCTCTCTCTATCTTCTCCCGCCGATTTGGCCGGTTTTTTGGGTTATACGTTGTACTTGTACATGTCCGAATAAGGGTAGATGATGCTCCATTAGCAA
Coding sequences:
- the LOC9271521 gene encoding cyclin-J18-like — its product is MDEDRAVEAAASAWPGPSRRRRLIEFLLHASTRLDLRPVVKYTALSFFADRLLPSLRRKMGFCGARGGRAVTSWLLEPLRDSNLELFALVAVWIASKIHELKPLSVKSLKALGDRIIADQHFTCRDFANAELVFMEVVEYNIGSLNIAFTYLEELLVQFREISKIGDLLNMDVCMEILDILYETEDSSWLFNSPCQLAASALVTAYAISVPKQRWEFPILPWVTFTTSYDEEEIMKVVLTILMHVLKPDEMKGKGERDFNI
- the LOC9267393 gene encoding uncharacterized protein, with translation MNMLPKRRKRLFLVRPRLLWQRHLHAGVAGGAFAATLLFLVLVLLSTSAPSSSPPSLRDSSVVSSGRRSSSSSPPPSVNCDDMTASLGEFGDMMVSMLPKNLAFTVFVPSPESFRRVLKLQRPNDSATNGNGADDDATYAVVSRVLGFSAVPRRLRAADVAPPRHRQQMVAVAPVLESVSGLRISAWRRDVDGALVVNGVPSECVDIVKERDIIVHVMAGVLMDAEFERSFSSEFDN